In Alkalidesulfovibrio alkalitolerans DSM 16529, a genomic segment contains:
- a CDS encoding methyl-accepting chemotaxis protein has translation MSISKTFMAVCGCLCLVVMAALVVIIGRDMRSEIEIQYRQKADMLLWSMKAVRSHVGGVMRPEATKLVEKGDFVTELQSTSFAANGVFSRIPEDKRYDIVFRTVSTKPLNHNNRASQVEAELIRLLDDMHRAKEKELVWQGVKTIDGVDNYIIAIGEPNKASCLPCHSRPEDAPVSLRGKYAFDSPPRLDNRVETMEIVYIPIAKVQETVAGSSRLVAFIGLAGLAGILAVLYLTFSRLVGRPLARIEKFAAEVEKGNLDARAEGVFRSDLGRLKGAIEGMVARLKSMIAQSAQKEDEANRCARQAEESLRSASEAREEANRARQEALRAAAEELLAVVEGIHDKASLLRKQVGEAERGAQEQRDRLDAAVNTVEEISASVVVVSTRADEASERAQATREKAAEGSTIAGKAVDSVNTVNEMATTLKDNMGTLGDKAKAIGQVIGVINDIADQTNLLALNAAIEAARAGDAGRGFAVVADEVRKLAEKTVLATKEVTEHIKGIQDAASLNIEGVDKAKEAVDEATRHGNASGRSLEDILRLAETSAEGVRQIAEDARSQARATDEVRGTLERISHLAAEYSRGMSASADAAAALDTMAEDLRRLIRDLDKK, from the coding sequence GTGAGCATCAGTAAAACGTTCATGGCCGTCTGCGGCTGCCTGTGCCTCGTCGTCATGGCCGCCCTGGTGGTGATCATCGGGCGCGACATGCGTTCCGAGATCGAAATCCAGTACCGGCAGAAGGCGGACATGCTTTTGTGGTCCATGAAGGCCGTGCGCTCACACGTGGGCGGCGTCATGCGTCCCGAGGCCACCAAGCTGGTGGAGAAGGGAGACTTCGTCACCGAGCTGCAGTCCACCTCGTTCGCGGCCAATGGCGTCTTCTCCCGCATTCCGGAGGACAAGCGCTACGACATCGTGTTCCGCACCGTCTCGACCAAGCCGCTCAACCACAACAACCGGGCCTCGCAGGTTGAGGCCGAATTGATCCGGCTGCTGGACGACATGCACCGGGCCAAGGAGAAGGAACTCGTCTGGCAGGGCGTGAAGACCATCGACGGCGTGGACAACTACATCATCGCCATCGGCGAACCCAACAAAGCGAGCTGCCTGCCCTGCCACTCCAGGCCCGAGGACGCTCCGGTGTCCCTGCGCGGCAAGTACGCCTTCGACAGCCCGCCCCGGCTCGACAACCGCGTCGAGACCATGGAGATCGTCTACATCCCAATCGCCAAGGTGCAGGAGACCGTGGCCGGATCGAGCCGCCTAGTCGCCTTCATCGGCCTTGCAGGACTGGCGGGCATCCTGGCCGTGCTCTACCTGACCTTCTCGCGCCTCGTGGGACGCCCCCTGGCGCGCATCGAGAAGTTCGCGGCCGAAGTGGAGAAGGGTAATCTCGACGCCCGCGCCGAGGGCGTCTTCCGCTCCGATCTCGGGCGGCTCAAGGGCGCCATCGAAGGCATGGTCGCCCGCCTGAAGAGCATGATCGCCCAGTCGGCCCAGAAAGAAGACGAGGCCAACCGTTGCGCACGCCAGGCCGAGGAAAGCCTGCGCTCGGCATCCGAAGCCCGCGAGGAGGCCAACCGGGCGCGTCAGGAGGCGCTGCGCGCCGCGGCCGAAGAGCTTCTGGCCGTGGTCGAAGGCATCCACGACAAGGCCAGCCTGCTGCGCAAGCAGGTGGGCGAGGCCGAACGCGGCGCACAGGAACAGCGCGACCGGCTCGACGCCGCCGTAAACACGGTCGAAGAGATCAGCGCCTCGGTGGTGGTCGTCTCCACCCGGGCCGACGAGGCCAGCGAGCGCGCCCAGGCCACGCGCGAAAAAGCCGCCGAGGGCTCGACCATCGCGGGCAAGGCCGTGGATTCCGTGAACACGGTCAACGAAATGGCCACGACCCTGAAGGACAACATGGGCACGCTGGGCGACAAGGCCAAGGCCATCGGCCAGGTCATCGGCGTGATCAACGACATCGCCGACCAGACGAACCTGCTTGCGCTGAACGCCGCCATCGAAGCCGCCCGCGCGGGCGACGCCGGGCGCGGCTTCGCCGTGGTCGCGGACGAAGTGCGAAAGCTGGCCGAGAAGACCGTGCTCGCGACCAAGGAGGTCACCGAGCACATCAAGGGCATCCAAGACGCCGCCTCGCTGAACATCGAGGGCGTGGACAAGGCCAAGGAGGCCGTGGACGAGGCCACGCGGCACGGCAACGCCTCGGGCCGCTCGCTGGAGGACATCCTGCGGCTGGCCGAGACCTCGGCCGAGGGTGTGCGCCAGATCGCCGAGGACGCCCGCTCCCAGGCTCGGGCCACGGACGAGGTGCGCGGCACGCTCGAGCGCATCAGCCATCTCGCGGCCGAATACTCCAGGGGCATGTCCGCCTCGGCCGACGCGGCCGCGGCCCTGGACACCATGGCTGAGGATCTGCGCCGCCTGATCCGCGACCTGGACAAGAAGTAA
- a CDS encoding DNA polymerase III subunit delta has product MFPKRQIRAAGRLARLAQKPPASLLLEGGSQAERRVMSLFWAAAVNCAALSETGPCGACPACVQMHGQASRDLFFFDFSAGPWKDVIDELREARRVLGEPPREGTRRVVALFEVQGMLDEHANLLLKSIEEPGPFNVFVLTAPQRERILPTLVSRSFVMTLAWPRPTSAPEGEGAADDPAGALTAAFYGFLDTGRGLFAHTGGKAKLDKAQAEAFVIAAQRDLAQALSGTATAGGARFLAERLDLAGLRRLDLLLDQARESLQTKVNPSLVVDWLAVTARGLAI; this is encoded by the coding sequence ATGTTTCCTAAACGGCAGATCAGGGCGGCCGGGCGTCTGGCGCGTCTGGCGCAAAAGCCGCCCGCAAGCCTGCTGCTCGAAGGCGGCAGCCAGGCCGAGCGACGGGTCATGAGCCTTTTTTGGGCCGCGGCTGTGAATTGCGCGGCGCTGTCCGAGACCGGCCCCTGCGGAGCCTGCCCGGCCTGCGTGCAGATGCATGGCCAAGCCTCGCGCGACCTGTTCTTTTTCGATTTCAGCGCTGGCCCCTGGAAGGACGTCATCGATGAGTTGCGGGAGGCGCGCCGGGTGCTGGGCGAGCCGCCACGCGAGGGAACGCGCCGCGTCGTGGCGTTGTTTGAGGTCCAGGGCATGCTCGACGAGCACGCCAACCTGCTGCTCAAGTCCATCGAGGAGCCTGGCCCCTTCAACGTCTTCGTGCTCACCGCGCCGCAGCGCGAGCGCATCCTGCCCACGCTTGTCTCGCGCAGCTTCGTCATGACCCTGGCCTGGCCGCGCCCCACAAGCGCCCCGGAGGGAGAAGGAGCGGCGGACGACCCCGCAGGCGCGCTCACTGCGGCCTTTTACGGATTTCTGGACACAGGCAGGGGGCTCTTCGCCCACACGGGAGGCAAGGCCAAGCTCGACAAGGCGCAGGCCGAAGCGTTCGTGATCGCGGCCCAGCGCGATCTGGCCCAGGCGCTTTCCGGGACGGCCACGGCCGGCGGGGCGCGCTTTCTGGCCGAGCGCCTGGATCTGGCCGGGCTGCGCCGTCTGGATCTGCTTCTCGATCAGGCCCGGGAATCCCTGCAAACCAAGGTCAACCCCTCGCTGGTCGTGGACTGGCTGGCCGTGACCGCGCGCGGCCTTGCGATCTGA
- a CDS encoding YkgJ family cysteine cluster protein: MTQRQPGFRCRRCGHCCLALRAHDTECEPEDFARWQAQGRHDILARIETVAPGGAEPVRRMWYTVEGERRVVDACPWLEIRDGAYSCAIESTKAAICRDFPLDAHHARSCGCPGYDDLPDSDR; this comes from the coding sequence ATGACGCAACGACAACCCGGATTCCGCTGTCGCCGCTGCGGCCACTGCTGCCTGGCGCTCCGGGCCCACGATACCGAGTGCGAGCCCGAGGACTTCGCCCGCTGGCAGGCCCAGGGACGCCACGACATCCTGGCCCGCATCGAAACCGTGGCCCCTGGCGGGGCGGAGCCGGTGCGCCGGATGTGGTACACCGTCGAGGGGGAGCGGCGCGTGGTCGATGCCTGTCCCTGGCTCGAGATCCGCGACGGAGCGTATTCCTGCGCCATCGAGTCCACAAAGGCGGCCATCTGCCGCGACTTTCCCCTGGACGCCCACCACGCCCGCTCATGCGGCTGCCCCGGCTACGACGATCTCCCGGATTCAGACCGCTGA